The following are encoded in a window of Sphingobium sp. AP49 genomic DNA:
- a CDS encoding rhamnogalacturonan lyase, with translation MRTLLLVAALSTSLSTSLSTWAASPPARVAAERLDRGAVALPAQDGGMLVGWRLLADDPANVRFRLRRDGKPIHDSRVGEATSFVDRSGSAASRYTVERIGDKAGSQPVALWGKGYLSIPLTPPADGVTPSGEAFSYTANDASAADLDGDGRFEIILKWDPTNSHDNSQAGYSGPVFLDAYRLDGTRLWRIDLGRNIRAGAHYTQFLAFDFDGDGRAEVAMKTADGTVDGTGTVIGDAKADWRGHDGEVPQQDRTGAKVLPDGTKVAPMQGRIVKGPEYLTVFDGLTGKALATAPYDPPRYPGGNPTTTQLAESWGDGYANRSDRFLAGVAYLDGHLPSMVFGRGYYARTAIAAWDWRDGKLTQRWLFDSSQPGKADYAGRGNHQLSVADVDGDGRDEVIYGSMAVDDDGKGLWTQPLFHGDTMHVGDLDPARPGLEKFGVFEDVKRNGQLGSALLDARTGQPLWTTPAQQDTGRGVAADIDPRHWGAEFWNSSSAELFDVAGKPIGPRPRQMNFAIWWDGDLLRELLDKTTISKWDWENGKEIPLLSPEGLSSNNGTKATPALQADLIGDWREEVVWRSADNRELRIYTTPIPTQHRFVTLMQDPVYRLGVAWQNTAYNQPPHTSFYLGAGKQGER, from the coding sequence ATGCGGACCCTTTTACTGGTCGCGGCCCTGTCAACATCGCTGTCAACATCGCTGTCAACTTGGGCCGCCAGCCCACCTGCCCGAGTCGCGGCGGAACGGCTGGACCGGGGCGCTGTCGCCCTCCCCGCCCAGGATGGTGGCATGCTGGTGGGCTGGCGCCTGCTGGCGGATGATCCCGCCAATGTCCGCTTCCGCCTGCGCCGCGACGGCAAGCCGATCCATGACAGCCGCGTCGGCGAAGCGACCAGTTTCGTGGACCGCAGCGGCAGCGCCGCCAGCCGCTACACGGTCGAGCGGATCGGCGACAAGGCCGGATCGCAGCCCGTTGCCCTGTGGGGCAAGGGCTATCTGTCCATCCCCCTCACCCCGCCCGCCGATGGCGTCACCCCCTCCGGCGAAGCGTTCAGCTACACTGCCAATGACGCGAGCGCGGCGGATCTCGACGGCGACGGCCGCTTTGAGATCATCCTGAAATGGGATCCGACCAACAGCCATGACAATAGCCAGGCCGGCTATAGCGGGCCGGTCTTCCTCGATGCCTATCGGCTCGACGGCACGCGCCTCTGGCGCATCGATCTTGGCCGCAACATCCGCGCCGGCGCCCATTATACCCAGTTCCTCGCCTTCGACTTTGATGGCGACGGCCGCGCCGAAGTGGCGATGAAAACCGCCGACGGCACGGTCGACGGCACCGGCACGGTGATCGGCGACGCCAAGGCCGACTGGCGCGGCCATGATGGCGAAGTGCCGCAGCAGGACCGCACCGGCGCGAAAGTCCTGCCCGACGGCACCAAGGTCGCACCGATGCAGGGCCGAATCGTCAAGGGACCGGAATATCTGACCGTGTTCGACGGCCTGACCGGCAAGGCGCTGGCCACCGCCCCCTATGATCCGCCGCGCTATCCCGGCGGCAATCCCACCACCACGCAGCTCGCCGAGAGCTGGGGCGACGGCTATGCCAACCGGTCGGACCGCTTCCTGGCCGGCGTCGCCTATCTCGACGGCCATCTGCCCTCGATGGTCTTTGGCCGCGGCTATTATGCCCGCACCGCGATCGCCGCCTGGGACTGGCGCGATGGCAAGCTGACCCAGCGCTGGCTGTTCGACAGCAGCCAGCCCGGCAAGGCCGACTATGCCGGACGCGGCAATCACCAGCTTTCGGTCGCCGATGTCGACGGCGATGGCCGCGACGAGGTGATCTACGGCTCGATGGCGGTCGATGACGATGGCAAGGGGCTGTGGACCCAGCCGCTCTTCCATGGCGACACCATGCACGTCGGCGACCTCGACCCCGCCCGTCCCGGCCTCGAAAAATTCGGCGTGTTCGAAGATGTGAAGCGCAACGGCCAGCTTGGCTCCGCGCTGCTCGACGCCCGCACCGGCCAGCCGCTCTGGACCACCCCGGCCCAGCAAGACACCGGTCGCGGCGTCGCCGCCGATATCGATCCGCGCCACTGGGGCGCCGAATTCTGGAACTCCAGCTCGGCCGAACTGTTCGACGTCGCCGGCAAGCCGATCGGTCCGCGCCCGCGCCAGATGAACTTCGCCATCTGGTGGGACGGCGACCTGCTGCGCGAACTGCTCGACAAGACGACCATTTCCAAATGGGACTGGGAAAATGGCAAGGAAATCCCCCTGCTTTCGCCCGAAGGCCTGTCCTCCAACAACGGCACCAAGGCGACACCGGCGCTGCAGGCGGACCTGATCGGCGACTGGCGCGAGGAAGTGGTGTGGCGCAGCGCCGACAATCGCGAACTGCGCATCTACACCACGCCAATCCCGACCCAGCACCGCTTCGTCACGCTGATGCAGGACCCGGTCTATCGCCTGGGCGTCGCCTGGCAGAACACGGCCTATAACCAGCCGCCGCACACCAGCTTCTATCTGGGCGCCGGCAAGCAGGGGGAGCGATAG
- a CDS encoding GMC family oxidoreductase has product MSIDLSQQAGVLRRQADVCVIGAGAAGITTARRLLAAGHQVLLLESGGLDYERETADLNAGRNVGQAYYELDDARLRFFGGTTAIWGGRCATLDPIDLQRRDWVAGSGWPLSWDELQDYYGQARGIFEIGDEPASADALSAHGVPLPGFDRSELHMPVWNFDPRFNRFTFDACQDLGDHPRCEIITHASVTRIVTRDGAISRVEAKALAGAHLHVEARAFVLAAGGIENARLLLASNIGNERDQVGRNFMEHPHARGGRIVDAKAWPLLKAFGRRHRIGGHDMAALITPSADLQRREGLLNSSLTIVGRQPASASQFWGMRAYGSLKHDMSPTRGGRQLWMMTKKAATWAQRHVDPLRPWLLHKAGKLEIALLVRAEQAPNPDSRVLLTKERDALGVPRVALDWRLSAIDKHSVTGLVDGLGRELERLDMGRVERADWLDEPGELWRNDPLISSHAIGGYHHMGTTRMATDPRQGVVDADGRVHGQANLYVVGSSTFPTSSWANPTLTIAALALRTADRLSVALNRPVALADPGRQDLARAS; this is encoded by the coding sequence ATGAGCATTGATCTCTCGCAACAGGCCGGCGTGCTGCGCCGGCAGGCGGACGTCTGCGTCATCGGCGCGGGCGCGGCCGGCATCACCACCGCGCGTCGTCTGCTGGCGGCCGGGCATCAGGTGCTACTGCTGGAAAGTGGTGGCCTCGACTATGAGCGGGAGACCGCCGACCTCAATGCCGGCAGGAATGTCGGCCAGGCCTATTATGAGCTGGACGATGCGCGGCTGCGCTTCTTTGGCGGCACGACCGCGATCTGGGGCGGGCGCTGTGCCACGCTGGACCCGATCGACCTCCAGCGCCGCGACTGGGTGGCGGGATCGGGCTGGCCGCTGTCCTGGGACGAACTGCAGGATTATTATGGCCAGGCGCGCGGCATATTCGAGATTGGCGACGAGCCGGCGAGCGCCGATGCGCTGAGCGCCCATGGCGTGCCGCTGCCCGGGTTCGACCGTTCCGAACTGCACATGCCGGTGTGGAATTTTGATCCGCGCTTCAACCGCTTCACCTTCGACGCGTGCCAGGATCTGGGTGACCATCCGCGCTGCGAGATCATCACCCATGCCAGCGTCACGCGGATCGTGACCAGGGATGGCGCGATCAGCCGGGTCGAGGCGAAGGCGCTGGCCGGCGCGCATCTGCATGTCGAGGCGCGCGCCTTCGTGCTGGCGGCGGGTGGGATCGAGAATGCCCGGTTGCTGCTGGCGTCGAACATCGGCAATGAGCGCGACCAGGTCGGCCGCAATTTCATGGAGCATCCCCATGCGCGCGGTGGGCGGATCGTCGATGCGAAAGCCTGGCCGTTGCTCAAGGCGTTCGGCCGGCGGCACCGGATCGGCGGCCATGACATGGCGGCGCTGATCACGCCGTCTGCCGATCTGCAGCGGCGCGAGGGGCTGCTCAACAGTTCGCTGACCATCGTCGGGCGGCAGCCGGCGAGCGCGTCGCAATTCTGGGGCATGCGGGCCTATGGCTCGCTCAAGCATGACATGTCGCCGACGCGGGGCGGTCGCCAGCTGTGGATGATGACCAAGAAGGCGGCGACCTGGGCACAGCGCCATGTCGATCCGCTGCGCCCCTGGTTGCTGCACAAGGCGGGCAAGCTGGAGATCGCGCTGCTGGTGCGGGCGGAACAGGCGCCCAATCCCGACAGCCGGGTGCTGCTGACCAAGGAACGCGACGCGCTGGGCGTGCCGCGCGTGGCGCTCGACTGGCGGCTGTCGGCGATCGACAAGCATAGCGTCACCGGGCTGGTCGATGGCCTTGGCCGCGAACTCGAACGGCTGGACATGGGCCGGGTCGAGCGCGCGGATTGGCTGGACGAGCCGGGCGAATTGTGGCGCAACGATCCGCTCATCTCCTCCCATGCGATCGGCGGCTATCACCATATGGGCACGACCCGCATGGCGACCGATCCGCGCCAGGGCGTGGTCGATGCCGATGGCCGGGTGCATGGCCAGGCCAATCTCTATGTCGTGGGATCGTCCACCTTCCCGACGTCGAGCTGGGCCAATCCGACGCTGACCATCGCGGCGCTGGCGCTGCGGACGGCCGATCGCCTGTCCGTCGCCCTCAACCGTCCGGTGGCGCTGGCCGATCCGGGGCGACAGGATCTGGCCCGCGCCTCCTGA
- a CDS encoding sigma-70 family RNA polymerase sigma factor translates to MPPKVVDLLPALMRYARRLTGNESDAEDLVQDALVRAYANVDKYERGRPLRIWLFSILHNVFVSGTRRAAVRERFRADVVAQADPVEAPTQEQSVRLHQIEAALAALPEEQQAVLHLVAVEGLSYQDAAVAIGIPIGTLISRLSRARARLRALEDGMPAARPAQLRIVKD, encoded by the coding sequence ATGCCGCCCAAGGTTGTCGACCTGTTGCCCGCGCTGATGCGCTATGCCCGTCGGCTGACCGGCAATGAAAGCGATGCCGAGGATCTGGTGCAGGATGCGCTGGTGCGCGCCTATGCCAATGTCGACAAATATGAGCGTGGCCGGCCGCTGCGCATTTGGCTGTTTTCCATCCTGCACAATGTCTTCGTCAGCGGCACGCGCCGGGCGGCCGTACGCGAACGGTTCCGCGCCGATGTCGTAGCGCAGGCGGATCCGGTCGAGGCCCCGACGCAGGAGCAATCGGTCCGCCTGCACCAGATCGAAGCGGCGCTGGCGGCGCTGCCGGAAGAGCAGCAGGCTGTCCTGCATCTCGTTGCGGTCGAGGGGCTGTCCTATCAGGACGCCGCCGTTGCCATCGGCATTCCGATCGGCACCCTGATTTCCCGCCTGTCCCGCGCCAGGGCGAGGTTGCGCGCGCTGGAGGACGGGATGCCGGCCGCCCGCCCCGCCCAGCTGCGCATCGTGAAGGATTGA
- a CDS encoding oxidoreductase translates to MMMQEIGVGLIGYGLGGRAFHAPYVMATLGMALCAVISRDPAKVHAGLPGMQVVPDVDALLALPGIDLVIVCSPDELHADHAIAALRAGKHVLVDKPFATTLADARRVAAEAESAGRLLAVFQNRRWDADFRTLRRLIAEGRLGEIIQFESHFDRWRPTPATTWKDARAAGIWQDLGPHLIDQALCLFGKPEGVSADIAALREGAMSPDYFHVTLRYPRHRVLLHATKQAAAHGLRFVVHGTAGSWIKQGTDGQEAATVAGQRPEGADWGIDPQPGHLTDSAGNTHPVPNEPGDYRLFWQALADAIRGEGANPVPADEAIAVMEILEAGLRSSAERREIQP, encoded by the coding sequence ATGATGATGCAGGAAATCGGCGTGGGCCTGATCGGCTATGGGCTTGGCGGACGGGCGTTCCATGCGCCCTATGTGATGGCGACGCTGGGCATGGCGCTGTGCGCCGTCATCTCGCGCGATCCGGCCAAGGTCCATGCCGGCCTGCCGGGCATGCAGGTGGTGCCCGATGTCGATGCGCTGCTGGCGCTGCCGGGGATCGACCTTGTCATCGTGTGCAGTCCCGATGAATTGCATGCCGACCATGCGATCGCGGCGCTGCGGGCGGGCAAGCATGTGCTGGTGGACAAGCCCTTTGCCACCACGCTGGCCGATGCGCGCCGGGTGGCGGCCGAGGCGGAAAGTGCGGGCAGGCTGCTTGCCGTGTTCCAGAACCGGCGCTGGGACGCGGATTTTCGCACCCTGCGCCGGCTGATCGCCGAGGGACGGCTGGGCGAAATCATCCAGTTCGAGAGCCATTTCGACCGCTGGCGGCCGACCCCGGCGACGACATGGAAGGATGCGCGTGCGGCGGGCATCTGGCAGGATCTGGGGCCGCATCTGATCGATCAGGCGCTGTGCCTGTTCGGCAAGCCCGAAGGGGTGAGCGCGGACATTGCCGCCTTGCGTGAAGGCGCGATGTCGCCAGACTATTTTCATGTGACATTGCGTTATCCGCGCCACCGGGTGCTGCTGCATGCGACCAAGCAGGCGGCAGCGCATGGGCTGCGCTTCGTCGTCCATGGCACGGCGGGCAGCTGGATCAAGCAAGGGACCGACGGGCAGGAAGCCGCGACGGTCGCGGGCCAGCGGCCCGAGGGGGCGGACTGGGGCATTGATCCGCAGCCGGGCCATCTGACCGATTCGGCGGGCAACACGCATCCGGTCCCGAACGAGCCGGGTGATTATCGCCTGTTCTGGCAGGCGCTGGCTGATGCGATCCGGGGCGAGGGCGCCAATCCGGTGCCGGCGGACGAGGCGATCGCGGTGATGGAAATATTGGAAGCAGGCCTGCGCAGCAGCGCGGAACGGCGCGAAATCCAACCCTGA
- a CDS encoding Gfo/Idh/MocA family oxidoreductase: MPPAPRAIVVGTGFGCRIHVPALRAAGFEVAGLVGTDPDRTRRRADAVNIADIFTDLSEAIDRTGAVAVTVATPPATHAALALTAIERGCHILCEKPMAADLAEARAMLAAAEQAGVTHLIGNEFRWAPDRAMIGRAIADGLIGDPRYVTLSSVMPIVADPAARMPRWWFDAGAGGGWLGAHGSHLVDQLRVWLGEVDSLSATLPTVSDRPADAAEDSYIVRFRMKNGAQGVLQHSAGVWGPSENISRVAGTHGTLWVDKGVVKIADRDGVRDLPADADLQLPPIEADDPRKAAMLFEFAPFIRLCEALRAGVEGRPMPEGVPIPTFHDGVAAMTILDAIRQSAAQDGALVKLS, encoded by the coding sequence ATGCCCCCTGCCCCCCGCGCGATCGTCGTCGGCACCGGCTTTGGCTGCCGCATCCATGTCCCCGCGCTGCGCGCTGCGGGGTTCGAGGTGGCAGGCCTGGTCGGCACCGATCCCGACCGCACCCGTCGTCGCGCCGATGCTGTCAATATCGCTGACATCTTCACCGATCTCAGCGAGGCGATCGACCGCACTGGCGCGGTCGCGGTGACAGTCGCCACACCGCCGGCCACCCACGCCGCGCTTGCCCTGACCGCGATCGAGCGCGGCTGCCACATCCTCTGCGAAAAGCCGATGGCCGCCGACCTGGCCGAGGCTCGCGCGATGCTGGCGGCGGCGGAACAGGCCGGGGTCACTCATCTGATCGGCAACGAGTTCCGCTGGGCACCCGATCGCGCGATGATCGGCCGCGCCATCGCCGACGGGCTGATCGGCGATCCCCGCTATGTCACCCTGTCCAGCGTCATGCCGATCGTCGCCGATCCTGCCGCCCGCATGCCGCGCTGGTGGTTCGATGCCGGCGCGGGCGGCGGCTGGCTCGGCGCCCATGGCTCGCATCTGGTCGACCAGTTGCGCGTCTGGCTGGGCGAGGTGGACAGCCTCAGCGCCACCCTGCCCACCGTCTCGGACCGCCCGGCCGACGCGGCGGAGGACAGCTATATCGTCCGCTTCCGCATGAAGAATGGCGCGCAGGGCGTACTTCAACACAGCGCGGGCGTCTGGGGGCCATCCGAAAATATCAGCCGCGTCGCCGGAACCCATGGCACGCTCTGGGTCGACAAGGGGGTGGTGAAGATCGCCGACCGGGATGGCGTGCGCGACCTTCCCGCCGATGCCGACCTGCAACTGCCACCGATCGAAGCCGACGATCCGCGCAAGGCGGCGATGCTGTTTGAGTTCGCCCCCTTCATCCGCCTGTGCGAAGCCCTGCGCGCCGGCGTCGAGGGGCGGCCCATGCCCGAAGGCGTACCGATCCCGACCTTCCATGACGGCGTCGCCGCAATGACGATACTCGACGCGATCCGCCAATCCGCGGCCCAAGATGGCGCTCTCGTCAAACTGTCCTGA
- a CDS encoding PaaI family thioesterase translates to MSDGAASQNEDRDLLGGRWLTGDTPYARMIDRLRDFLDHVAAAKLDDATAQALDADLAAWTQRLTPMVAEEAHRMFGRVRDAPGHGQVFAPAFIPDQMGDDSLHARVTFGAFHLGANYAAHGGAVALLFDEILGLPANMSAQRMARTAYLHVNYRAITPIDKELQVSAWVTKVEGRKRFVRGELRDGDLLCADAEGLFIELLPHQQ, encoded by the coding sequence ATGTCGGACGGCGCAGCATCGCAGAATGAGGATCGGGATCTGCTGGGCGGGCGCTGGCTGACGGGCGATACGCCCTATGCGCGCATGATCGATCGGCTGCGCGATTTCCTGGATCATGTCGCGGCGGCCAAGCTGGACGACGCTACGGCGCAGGCGCTGGACGCGGACCTTGCCGCCTGGACGCAGCGGCTGACGCCGATGGTGGCGGAAGAGGCGCATCGCATGTTCGGCCGGGTGCGCGATGCGCCGGGCCATGGCCAGGTGTTCGCGCCGGCCTTCATCCCCGATCAGATGGGCGACGATTCGCTGCATGCCCGGGTGACCTTTGGCGCCTTCCATCTGGGCGCCAATTATGCCGCCCATGGCGGGGCGGTGGCTTTGCTGTTCGACGAGATATTGGGGCTGCCGGCGAATATGAGCGCCCAGCGCATGGCGCGCACCGCCTATCTACATGTCAATTATCGGGCGATCACGCCGATCGACAAGGAATTGCAGGTGAGCGCTTGGGTGACGAAGGTCGAGGGGCGCAAGCGTTTCGTGCGCGGCGAACTGCGCGATGGCGACCTGTTGTGCGCCGATGCCGAAGGGCTGTTCATCGAATTGCTGCCGCATCAGCAATAA
- a CDS encoding acetyl-CoA C-acetyltransferase — protein sequence MAEAYIAALARSAGGKRGGRLAGVHPADLAGRVLAALVDRAGIDPAAVEDVIMGCACPGGEQGANIARNAVLAGGLPESVPGTHVDRQCGSSQQALHFAAATVMAGIQDVVIAAGVESMTRVPMGLPWTLAAKHGFGTYRSPGIEARYPDTPFSQFGGAEMMASKYGFDRDALDAYALESHRRAAAATQAGKFAAEIVPLEVVTPEGETVIHDVDEGIRFDASLERISSVKLLTEGGVISAANASQICDGAAALLVVNERGLKTLGLTPLARIHEMTVIGHDPVIMLEAPIPATERALAKAGMTIGDIDLYEVNEAFAPVPLAWAKALGADPDRLNVHGGAISLGHPLGGSGAKLMATLVSALHDRGARYGLQTMCEAGGMANVTIVERL from the coding sequence ATGGCTGAGGCTTATATCGCCGCCCTCGCACGTAGCGCGGGGGGGAAGAGAGGCGGCCGTCTTGCGGGCGTGCATCCGGCCGACCTGGCCGGGCGCGTGCTGGCGGCGCTGGTCGACCGGGCGGGGATCGATCCGGCGGCGGTCGAGGATGTCATCATGGGCTGTGCCTGTCCGGGCGGCGAGCAGGGGGCGAACATCGCCCGCAACGCCGTGCTGGCCGGCGGCTTGCCTGAATCCGTGCCGGGGACCCATGTCGACCGGCAATGCGGTTCGTCCCAGCAAGCGCTGCATTTTGCCGCCGCGACGGTGATGGCGGGCATCCAGGATGTCGTGATCGCCGCCGGCGTGGAGAGCATGACCCGCGTGCCCATGGGCCTGCCCTGGACGCTTGCGGCCAAGCATGGTTTCGGCACCTATCGCAGTCCCGGGATCGAGGCGCGCTATCCCGATACGCCGTTCAGCCAGTTTGGCGGGGCAGAGATGATGGCAAGCAAATATGGCTTCGATCGCGATGCGCTGGACGCCTATGCGCTGGAAAGCCATCGCCGGGCGGCGGCCGCGACGCAGGCGGGCAAGTTTGCGGCGGAAATCGTGCCGCTGGAAGTGGTGACGCCGGAGGGCGAAACGGTGATCCACGACGTGGATGAGGGCATAAGGTTCGATGCCAGTCTGGAACGGATATCCAGCGTCAAGCTGCTGACCGAGGGGGGCGTGATTTCCGCTGCCAACGCCAGCCAGATTTGCGATGGCGCGGCGGCGCTGCTGGTGGTCAACGAGCGTGGGCTCAAGACGCTGGGACTGACGCCGCTGGCGCGCATCCACGAGATGACGGTGATCGGCCATGATCCGGTCATCATGCTGGAGGCGCCGATCCCGGCGACGGAGCGGGCGCTGGCGAAGGCGGGCATGACGATCGGCGACATCGATCTCTATGAGGTGAACGAGGCCTTTGCGCCGGTGCCGCTGGCCTGGGCCAAGGCGCTGGGTGCCGATCCCGACAGGCTCAACGTCCATGGCGGGGCGATTTCGCTGGGCCATCCGCTGGGCGGGTCGGGGGCCAAGCTGATGGCGACGCTGGTCAGCGCGCTGCATGATCGTGGCGCGCGCTATGGCTTGCAGACCATGTGCGAGGCCGGCGGCATGGCCAATGTGACGATCGTCGAGCGGCTGTGA